Proteins encoded together in one Chryseobacterium sp. G0201 window:
- a CDS encoding decaprenyl-phosphate phosphoribosyltransferase yields the protein MKKYLKLLRVEQWVKNLFVFVPLFFSGNIKNVDLLSKSIFAFIIFSVAASVVYILNDYNDIEADSKHPEKRRRPLASGAISKSKAIGILIGLIILDIALIFLAQTYFHENLWKFATIIGMYFVMNLAYTFKLKHVPIIDIFIIATGFVLRVLAGGYITGINISQWAILLTFVLALVLAIGKRRGELINAQVSGKTRRALDGYNVQFADIALSISVTLAIVCYLMFTLSPEVQARFHERVFYTVIFVVFAFLRYLQQTLVYNRTESPTKIVYRDRYIQVTLLLWVAAFLIQIYFKK from the coding sequence ATGAAGAAATATTTAAAGCTACTCCGTGTAGAGCAATGGGTGAAAAACCTTTTTGTTTTTGTCCCTTTATTTTTTTCAGGCAATATTAAGAACGTAGATTTACTTAGCAAGAGTATCTTTGCTTTTATTATTTTTTCTGTGGCAGCAAGTGTTGTTTATATCCTTAATGATTATAACGATATTGAAGCAGACAGCAAACACCCTGAAAAACGCAGAAGACCTTTGGCCAGCGGCGCCATATCAAAATCAAAAGCGATAGGAATTCTTATTGGGTTAATAATTTTAGATATCGCTCTGATATTCTTAGCACAAACCTATTTTCATGAGAATCTTTGGAAATTTGCAACCATTATTGGGATGTATTTTGTAATGAATCTCGCTTATACATTCAAATTAAAACATGTTCCGATTATTGATATTTTTATTATTGCAACAGGATTTGTTTTAAGAGTTTTGGCCGGAGGTTATATTACGGGAATTAATATTTCCCAATGGGCGATCTTGTTGACCTTTGTTTTGGCATTGGTTTTAGCAATAGGTAAACGACGTGGCGAGCTTATCAATGCTCAGGTTTCAGGAAAAACAAGGCGTGCTTTGGACGGATACAACGTACAGTTTGCAGATATCGCGCTTTCTATTTCAGTGACATTGGCAATCGTATGTTATTTGATGTTTACGTTATCACCTGAAGTTCAGGCAAGATTTCATGAAAGAGTTTTTTATACCGTAATTTTTGTTGTATTCGCTTTTTTAAGATATTTACAACAAACATTGGTCTACAACAGAACAGAGTCTCCTACAAAAATTGTTTACAGAGACAGATATATACAAGTTACCTTATTATTGTGGGTGGCTGCATTTTTAATTCAAATTTACTTTAAAAAATGA
- a CDS encoding FAD-binding oxidoreductase: protein MKPNFIQKVTNWGNFPIVEKEMKSEDSFKKIKDFVINHNEVIARGNGRCYGDASLGEHIFSTKKLNKFISFDRLNGILECESGVLLSDVLEISVPQGYFLYVTPGTKFVSVGGAIASDVHGKNHHAEGCFSEYVIEFKLMTENGDIITCSREENIDKFWATIGGMGLTGIILTAKFKLKNIESAYIRQESIKAENLDEIFTLFEESESWTYTVAWIDCLQKGKDIGRSILMRGEHAFQHELPQNLTKNPLRLKKKLQPTVPFYFPNFALNSLTVKIFNLLYYKKQSKKEVKNFIDYETFFYPLDAVNEWNKIYGKSGFIQYQMVIPKETGKEGMKKILETIANSGNGSFLAVLKLFGKNNPEAYNSFPFEGYTLALDFKVNSKLKKLVEQLDSIVQEFGGRIYLTKDSMSRSSLTNYLKNVQSSKFVSLQHKRIINNNS, encoded by the coding sequence ATGAAGCCGAATTTTATACAAAAAGTTACCAACTGGGGTAATTTTCCCATAGTGGAAAAAGAAATGAAGTCTGAAGACAGCTTCAAAAAAATAAAAGATTTTGTCATCAATCATAATGAAGTCATTGCAAGAGGAAACGGAAGATGTTACGGCGATGCTTCATTGGGTGAACATATATTTTCGACAAAAAAATTAAATAAATTCATAAGTTTTGACCGTTTGAACGGAATTTTAGAATGTGAATCGGGAGTTTTGCTCTCCGACGTTCTTGAAATTTCTGTTCCGCAAGGTTATTTTTTATATGTAACGCCCGGAACTAAGTTTGTTTCTGTTGGCGGAGCGATCGCATCCGATGTTCATGGTAAGAACCATCATGCAGAAGGCTGTTTTTCGGAATATGTGATCGAATTTAAATTGATGACCGAAAACGGCGACATTATCACTTGTTCAAGAGAGGAAAATATCGATAAATTTTGGGCTACAATTGGAGGAATGGGGCTTACAGGAATCATTCTTACTGCAAAATTTAAGCTTAAAAATATAGAATCTGCCTACATCCGTCAGGAAAGTATCAAAGCAGAAAATCTGGACGAAATTTTTACATTATTTGAAGAAAGCGAAAGCTGGACGTACACCGTTGCGTGGATCGACTGCCTACAAAAAGGAAAAGATATCGGAAGAAGTATTTTGATGAGAGGTGAACATGCTTTTCAACATGAGCTTCCTCAGAATTTAACCAAAAATCCTTTAAGGTTAAAGAAAAAACTACAGCCAACGGTTCCTTTTTACTTTCCGAATTTTGCGTTGAATTCGCTTACGGTGAAAATTTTCAATCTGTTATATTATAAAAAACAGTCTAAAAAAGAAGTGAAAAATTTCATCGATTACGAAACATTTTTCTACCCTTTAGACGCTGTTAATGAATGGAATAAAATTTATGGAAAATCCGGTTTTATCCAATATCAGATGGTAATCCCAAAAGAAACAGGCAAGGAAGGAATGAAAAAAATCCTTGAAACCATCGCAAATAGCGGAAATGGTTCTTTCTTAGCAGTTTTAAAACTTTTTGGAAAGAATAATCCGGAAGCTTACAACTCATTTCCTTTTGAGGGTTACACATTGGCGCTGGATTTTAAAGTCAATTCAAAGCTGAAAAAATTGGTTGAGCAATTGGATAGCATCGTTCAGGAGTTCGGAGGAAGGATTTATCTTACCAAAGACAGCATGAGCAGATCATCGTTGACCAATTATCTTAAAAATGTTCAGAGTTCCAAATTTGTGTCTTTACAGCACAAAAGAATCATAAATAATAATTCATAA
- a CDS encoding SDR family NAD(P)-dependent oxidoreductase: MIVLGSTSEVAQAFVEKALQEGEKFEKIYLFTSSKETTERFARHIDVMFLQQSEVIELDLMKEIDYNQFDYVNSNVLFCATGYLGDGTEEGLYDNKNTEKIIDINYSKLVPVMNYFAQKFESRRSGTIIGLSSVAGDRGRQSNFIYGSAKAAFTAYLSGLRNYLFEKKVHVMTVKPGFMATKMTEGLPLNPKLTATPKQAAACIYKAFKKQKNVVYVLPIWGVIMMIIRNIPEFIFKKLKL, from the coding sequence ATGATAGTTCTGGGAAGTACGTCTGAGGTAGCTCAGGCTTTTGTTGAAAAGGCTTTGCAAGAAGGCGAAAAGTTTGAAAAAATCTATCTTTTTACGTCTAGTAAAGAAACTACGGAAAGATTTGCAAGACACATCGATGTGATGTTTTTACAGCAGTCTGAGGTTATAGAACTTGATCTGATGAAGGAAATTGATTATAATCAGTTTGATTATGTCAATTCAAATGTATTATTTTGTGCAACAGGATATTTGGGAGACGGAACGGAAGAAGGTTTGTATGATAATAAAAATACAGAGAAAATTATTGATATCAATTACTCAAAATTAGTTCCTGTGATGAATTATTTTGCCCAGAAATTTGAAAGCAGAAGATCAGGGACAATTATCGGATTGTCATCTGTAGCTGGGGATAGAGGAAGACAAAGTAATTTCATTTATGGAAGTGCAAAAGCGGCTTTTACGGCTTATTTAAGTGGATTAAGAAATTATTTGTTTGAGAAAAAAGTTCATGTTATGACTGTAAAACCTGGTTTTATGGCCACAAAAATGACGGAAGGCTTACCTTTAAATCCAAAATTAACGGCAACTCCAAAACAGGCAGCGGCGTGTATTTATAAGGCATTCAAAAAACAGAAAAATGTTGTATACGTTTTACCGATTTGGGGCGTTATAATGATGATCATAAGGAATATTCCTGAATTTATATTTAAAAAGTTAAAGCTTTAA
- a CDS encoding HAD family hydrolase — protein MKKLYCFDFDGTLTYKDTMFMYLKFYDSAKFRVQFIRHIPLFILLKLKLAETEKVKKSFIGSILKGQTQEKIEKKAKQFFEENYPKIVRENAMDFIQNIDRDNTQSLLVTASLDIWTKPFAEALQMQLVSTRAEFKNGVFTGNFIGKNCNGNEKLMRIKEEISNSKYDKIIAFGDTSGDKQMLKWANEGHYQFFH, from the coding sequence ATGAAAAAATTGTATTGTTTTGATTTTGACGGAACCCTGACCTATAAAGATACCATGTTTATGTATCTTAAATTTTATGATTCTGCAAAGTTTCGGGTACAATTTATAAGACACATTCCGCTTTTCATTTTATTAAAATTAAAATTGGCTGAAACTGAAAAAGTGAAGAAAAGTTTCATCGGATCTATTCTGAAAGGACAGACTCAGGAGAAAATTGAGAAAAAAGCCAAACAATTCTTCGAAGAGAATTATCCAAAAATCGTTCGCGAGAATGCTATGGATTTCATTCAAAATATCGATAGAGATAATACACAAAGTTTATTGGTTACTGCATCCCTCGACATCTGGACAAAACCATTTGCCGAAGCATTACAAATGCAGCTTGTTTCCACGCGTGCAGAGTTTAAAAACGGAGTTTTCACAGGAAATTTTATTGGTAAAAACTGCAACGGAAACGAAAAATTAATGAGGATAAAAGAGGAAATAAGCAATTCTAAATACGATAAAATCATCGCTTTCGGAGATACTTCTGGAGATAAGCAAATGCTTAAATGGGCGAATGAAGGACATTACCAATTTTTTCACTAA
- a CDS encoding cysteine desulfurase family protein — protein sequence MNKVYLDNAATTPLSEEVIDAMVGTMKMNFGNPSSTHSFGQEAKILLENVRRQIADYLHVTPAEIIFTSCGTESNNMIIKSSVENLGVERIISSPLEHKCVSESILDMKNRKGVEVAYIRPNEKGDLDLNKLEELLKASDKKTLVSLMHVNNEIGNIYDIKKIAELCKANNALFHSDTVQTMAHMPLDFSDIAVDFASCSAHKFHGPKGAGFAFIRKASGLKGIITGGPQERSLRAGTENVAGIVGLGKALEISLKNMEAYTNHMQEIKDYAIERLSTEVSGIKFNGRSAEKENSLYTVLSALLPYKNPLIGLQLDMKGIAISQGSACSSGASKPSMVMMMVLSEDEMDDCTPLRISFSHMTTKAEIDALVSALKEISSDYAIEKTNVEHR from the coding sequence ATGAATAAAGTATATTTAGATAACGCTGCAACAACGCCTCTTTCGGAAGAAGTTATTGATGCAATGGTAGGTACCATGAAGATGAATTTCGGAAATCCATCGTCAACTCACAGCTTCGGACAGGAAGCGAAAATCCTTCTTGAAAATGTAAGAAGGCAGATCGCAGATTATCTTCACGTAACTCCGGCAGAAATTATTTTTACCTCTTGCGGAACAGAATCTAATAACATGATCATCAAATCCAGCGTAGAAAACCTTGGAGTAGAAAGGATCATCAGCTCTCCGTTGGAACATAAGTGTGTTTCTGAGAGTATTCTGGATATGAAAAACAGAAAAGGAGTAGAGGTAGCTTACATTCGTCCTAACGAAAAAGGTGATCTTGATCTTAATAAATTAGAGGAATTATTAAAAGCTTCCGATAAGAAAACGTTGGTGAGTTTAATGCACGTCAACAATGAAATCGGAAATATTTACGATATTAAAAAAATAGCAGAATTGTGTAAAGCAAATAATGCACTTTTCCATTCAGATACGGTTCAGACAATGGCTCATATGCCGTTGGATTTTTCTGATATTGCAGTAGATTTTGCTTCTTGCAGTGCTCATAAATTCCATGGTCCGAAAGGTGCCGGTTTTGCTTTCATCAGAAAAGCATCAGGATTAAAAGGAATTATCACAGGCGGACCTCAGGAAAGAAGCCTGAGAGCAGGAACTGAGAACGTTGCCGGAATTGTTGGTTTAGGTAAAGCATTAGAGATTTCTCTTAAAAACATGGAAGCTTACACCAATCATATGCAGGAAATTAAAGACTATGCTATTGAAAGGCTGTCTACAGAGGTTTCAGGCATTAAATTCAACGGAAGAAGCGCAGAGAAGGAAAATAGTCTTTATACGGTTTTAAGTGCTTTATTGCCTTATAAAAATCCTTTGATCGGACTTCAGTTGGATATGAAGGGAATCGCAATTTCTCAGGGAAGTGCATGTTCTTCGGGAGCTTCAAAACCTTCAATGGTAATGATGATGGTTTTATCTGAGGATGAAATGGATGATTGTACGCCGTTACGTATTTCATTTAGCCATATGACAACTAAAGCTGAAATTGATGCTTTGGTAAGTGCTTTGAAAGAGATTTCAAGCGACTATGCTATAGAAAAAACAAATGTTGAGCATAGATAG
- the trxA gene encoding thioredoxin: MALEITDSSFAEILSKSNEQPVLVDFWAVWCGPCRTLGPIIEEVATDFDGKAVVGKVDVDNNQEISMQYGIRNIPTVLIFRNGEVVDKIVGVAPKEVIAEKLSAHL, translated from the coding sequence ATGGCTTTAGAAATTACAGATAGCTCATTCGCGGAGATACTTTCAAAATCAAATGAGCAACCGGTATTGGTTGACTTTTGGGCAGTATGGTGTGGACCATGTAGAACATTGGGACCAATCATCGAAGAAGTAGCAACAGATTTTGATGGAAAAGCAGTAGTAGGGAAGGTAGATGTAGACAACAATCAGGAGATTTCTATGCAGTATGGCATCAGAAATATCCCTACAGTTCTAATTTTTAGAAACGGTGAGGTTGTTGATAAAATCGTTGGAGTAGCTCCAAAAGAAGTGATCGCTGAGAAATTAAGCGCACACTTATAA
- a CDS encoding site-specific integrase, with protein MNKTFNLLFYVKKAKINSVGESPIYLRITIDGKISEISTKRTVKPSKWNSAMQKVSGSSEECRSLNFYLKTFEQRVYDTYHELIRDKETVTCDALKNKLVGRGRLARTLIPVFQDHNDRMEKLIDKEFAQGTLTRYKTCLKHTKGFLKWKYSITDIEIKKIDYAFLNDFEFFLRTERSCNNNSAVKYIKNFGKIIRICLANGWMERDPFMNYHSKFNEVTRMFLNEKEIEVLFAKDFKNERLSLVRDIFLFSCFTGLAYIDTQKLTHQNINLGLDGSQWIYTKRQKTKTTSNIPLLSQTEKIIEKYKNHPVCLNSGKLLPILSNQKMNAYLKEIADLCGINKELTYHIARHTFATTITLSNGVSIESVSKMLGHKSIKTTQHYAKILDKKVSEDMMELKQKFSDKKKIVISC; from the coding sequence ATGAACAAGACATTCAATTTACTTTTCTATGTAAAAAAGGCTAAAATCAATTCTGTAGGAGAGTCTCCTATTTATTTACGAATTACAATTGATGGCAAAATATCCGAGATCAGCACAAAACGTACAGTAAAGCCTTCAAAATGGAACTCTGCGATGCAGAAGGTTAGTGGCTCTTCAGAAGAATGCAGATCACTTAATTTTTATTTAAAAACATTTGAGCAGAGAGTTTATGATACCTATCACGAGTTAATAAGAGATAAGGAAACAGTAACTTGTGACGCTCTTAAAAATAAGTTAGTGGGTAGAGGTAGATTGGCCAGAACACTCATTCCCGTTTTTCAGGATCATAATGATCGAATGGAGAAACTTATAGACAAAGAATTTGCCCAAGGAACATTAACCCGTTATAAGACCTGTCTGAAACATACCAAAGGTTTTTTGAAATGGAAATACAGTATTACCGACATTGAAATAAAAAAGATTGATTATGCTTTTCTCAACGATTTTGAATTTTTTTTAAGAACCGAAAGATCCTGTAACAATAATTCTGCGGTAAAGTATATCAAGAATTTTGGTAAGATCATTCGTATCTGTCTTGCAAATGGATGGATGGAAAGAGATCCTTTTATGAACTATCATTCTAAGTTTAATGAAGTGACAAGAATGTTTCTTAATGAAAAGGAAATAGAAGTGCTTTTTGCCAAAGATTTTAAAAATGAGAGATTGTCCTTGGTAAGAGATATTTTCCTGTTTAGCTGTTTTACAGGATTGGCATATATTGATACTCAAAAATTAACACATCAAAATATCAATTTAGGACTTGATGGCTCTCAATGGATCTATACCAAACGTCAGAAAACGAAAACTACCTCAAATATTCCCTTGCTTTCTCAAACAGAGAAAATCATTGAAAAATACAAAAATCATCCGGTATGTCTTAATAGTGGAAAACTATTGCCTATTCTTAGTAATCAAAAAATGAATGCATATCTTAAAGAGATTGCAGACCTGTGCGGAATTAACAAAGAATTGACCTATCATATTGCACGCCATACTTTTGCAACAACTATCACATTATCTAACGGGGTTTCCATTGAAAGTGTAAGTAAAATGCTAGGTCACAAAAGTATTAAGACTACTCAGCATTACGCAAAAATTCTAGATAAAAAAGTTAGTGAGGATATGATGGAATTGAAACAGAAATTTAGTGATAAAAAGAAAATTGTAATAAGCTGTTAG
- a CDS encoding DUF6660 family protein, whose amino-acid sequence MALSLMPCMDVAKAQSKTENVSYSYLKSEQNDAHSKTDSCSPFCYCNCCRISVTSIKIKPVLEYRKQIKEYYCKKILFKKNDFAYLVYDQIWQPPKI is encoded by the coding sequence ATGGCATTATCATTAATGCCATGCATGGATGTTGCAAAAGCACAATCAAAAACTGAAAATGTATCATATTCCTATCTAAAATCTGAGCAAAACGATGCTCATTCAAAAACAGATTCTTGTTCTCCTTTCTGTTATTGTAACTGCTGCAGAATCAGCGTTACTTCCATTAAAATAAAACCTGTTTTAGAATATCGTAAACAGATAAAAGAATACTATTGTAAAAAAATTCTTTTCAAAAAGAATGACTTTGCATATTTGGTGTACGATCAAATATGGCAACCTCCTAAAATATAA